From Nitrospinota bacterium, one genomic window encodes:
- a CDS encoding PDZ domain-containing protein produces the protein IGINGAILPGNQGGNIGIGFAIPINMAKQILADLKGKKGVSRGWLGVIIQSITPELQKALKLKGAVGALVGGVAPGGPAETAGIKRGDVITKFSGKEVKDSRDLPRYVAEQKPGTAVELELERNGKKMTLKMALGDLREGEKAYQAAAKGEETYDDLGIVVSDITPEIEKGLNLPKGLKGVAVSGIDPRGVAAQAGIQRGDVIEEVNRQPAANVGQFSDLLAKIPADEAVLFTVRRGSSSTFIVIEPIPEPQSKQ, from the coding sequence ATCGGCATTAACGGCGCGATACTCCCCGGCAACCAAGGGGGCAACATCGGTATCGGCTTCGCCATACCCATCAACATGGCAAAACAGATACTGGCGGACCTCAAGGGAAAGAAGGGCGTCAGCCGCGGCTGGCTGGGCGTCATCATCCAGAGCATCACCCCCGAACTGCAAAAGGCGCTTAAGCTGAAGGGCGCCGTCGGCGCGCTGGTGGGGGGCGTGGCGCCGGGCGGGCCGGCCGAAACGGCGGGCATCAAGCGCGGCGACGTTATCACGAAATTCAGCGGTAAAGAGGTGAAAGATTCGCGCGACCTTCCCCGCTATGTCGCCGAGCAAAAGCCCGGCACCGCGGTGGAACTGGAACTGGAGCGCAACGGCAAAAAAATGACCTTGAAAATGGCCTTGGGCGATCTGCGGGAAGGGGAAAAAGCCTATCAGGCGGCCGCCAAAGGCGAAGAGACCTACGACGACCTGGGCATCGTGGTGAGCGACATCACCCCCGAGATTGAAAAAGGCTTGAACCTCCCCAAGGGGCTTAAAGGGGTGGCCGTCAGCGGCATCGACCCGCGCGGCGTGGCGGCTCAGGCCGGCATCCAGCGCGGCGACGTGATCGAAGAGGTGAACCGCCAGCCGGCGGCGAACGTGGGGCAATTCAGCGACCTGCTGGCGAAAATACCGGCGGATGAAGCGGTGCTCTTTACCGTGCGGCGCGGCAGCAGTTCCACCTTCATCGTGATAGAGCCGATACCGGAACCGCAAAGCAAGCAATGA
- a CDS encoding 2-hydroxyacyl-CoA dehydratase: protein MRRVGITTTIPAEFIFAAGGVPVDLNNIFIADAAPMGMLERAERGGLPRAVCGWIKGMYGAALAANVESVIAVSDGDCSHTRSLAEILGTEGVKSIPFAYPYDRDYGLLKRQMDKLAAFFGITFADAEAMMRRMDRIRKKLHRIDEMTWRENTVTGFENHLFLVSASDMDGDMERFEQKVDAFMAEAAAREPLPQTIRLAYIGVPPIFTDIYQFLETRGARVIFNEVQRQFTFPFETGDLVERYRRYTYPYDVFSRVRDIEAEISRRGVHGVVHYVQSFCHHQMEDVVFRKHLAGLPLLTVEGDAPGPLDARTRLRIEGFCEMLGSKRRKAAS from the coding sequence ATGAGACGGGTCGGCATCACCACCACCATCCCCGCCGAGTTCATCTTCGCGGCGGGGGGGGTGCCGGTCGACCTGAATAACATTTTCATCGCCGATGCCGCCCCGATGGGAATGCTGGAGCGGGCCGAGCGCGGCGGCCTGCCGCGCGCGGTTTGCGGCTGGATCAAGGGAATGTACGGCGCGGCGCTTGCCGCCAACGTCGAGAGCGTCATCGCCGTGAGCGACGGCGACTGCTCGCACACCCGCTCGCTGGCCGAGATACTCGGGACGGAAGGGGTGAAATCGATTCCCTTCGCCTATCCGTACGACCGCGATTACGGCCTGCTGAAACGGCAGATGGATAAGCTGGCCGCCTTTTTCGGGATCACGTTCGCCGATGCCGAAGCGATGATGCGCCGGATGGACCGCATCCGCAAAAAACTGCACCGCATAGACGAAATGACGTGGCGCGAAAACACCGTAACCGGATTTGAAAACCACCTCTTCCTCGTCAGCGCCAGCGACATGGACGGCGACATGGAGCGCTTCGAGCAAAAGGTGGATGCCTTCATGGCGGAGGCCGCCGCGCGTGAACCGCTTCCGCAAACGATCCGCCTCGCCTACATCGGCGTGCCGCCGATCTTCACCGACATCTACCAGTTCCTCGAAACACGCGGGGCGCGCGTGATCTTCAATGAGGTGCAGCGGCAGTTCACCTTCCCGTTCGAAACCGGCGACCTGGTGGAGCGCTACCGGCGTTACACCTACCCCTACGATGTTTTCAGCCGCGTACGCGACATCGAGGCGGAAATTTCCCGGCGTGGCGTCCACGGGGTGGTTCACTATGTGCAGTCGTTCTGCCATCACCAGATGGAAGATGTGGTTTTCCGCAAGCACCTCGCCGGGCTGCCGCTGCTGACGGTGGAAGGGGACGCCCCCGGCCCGCTGGACGCGCGCACCCGCCTCCGCATCGAGGGCTTTTGCGAGATGCTGGGGAGCAAGCGGCGGAAGGCGGCGTCGTGA
- a CDS encoding 2-hydroxyglutaryl-CoA dehydratase — protein sequence MKTLGVDVGSRYVKLAAFDGEELLFAEKLDTIKFYTLCRHAGKVDISRLPVFLEKGFAYERVVSTGYGRYNVRIEGSAVISEIKAHTLGAAYQSGLSDFTLLDLGGQDTKVVRVRGGEVDDFVMNDKCAAGSGRYLENIATILGITPEELAGHTDKPVPLSATCAIFGESEVVGALAEGADIGHICAGANLSVAQRLAPLARRYGSDKYVITGGVACNGGVLEFLGEKLGAELIVPRHPLFNGAIGCALEAAAVNA from the coding sequence GTGAAAACGCTCGGCGTCGATGTCGGCAGCCGCTACGTCAAGCTGGCCGCGTTCGATGGCGAAGAGCTGCTCTTCGCCGAGAAACTGGATACGATCAAGTTCTACACCCTGTGCCGCCACGCGGGAAAAGTGGATATCTCCCGCCTGCCGGTTTTTTTGGAAAAGGGTTTTGCCTATGAGCGGGTGGTGAGCACCGGTTATGGCCGCTACAACGTCCGGATAGAAGGCTCCGCCGTCATCAGCGAGATCAAGGCGCACACCCTCGGCGCGGCGTACCAGAGCGGACTTTCCGATTTCACCCTCCTCGACCTCGGCGGGCAGGACACCAAGGTGGTCCGGGTGCGCGGCGGCGAGGTGGATGATTTCGTGATGAACGATAAATGCGCCGCCGGTAGCGGCCGGTATCTGGAAAACATCGCCACGATTTTGGGCATCACGCCGGAGGAATTGGCCGGACACACGGACAAGCCGGTACCGCTCTCCGCCACCTGCGCCATCTTCGGCGAATCCGAAGTGGTCGGCGCGCTGGCGGAAGGGGCCGATATCGGGCATATCTGCGCCGGGGCCAACCTCTCGGTGGCGCAACGGCTGGCGCCGCTGGCGCGGCGGTACGGATCGGATAAATATGTCATTACCGGCGGCGTCGCCTGCAACGGCGGCGTGCTGGAATTTTTGGGCGAAAAACTTGGCGCGGAACTCATTGTCCCGCGCCACCCCCTCTTCAATGGCGCCATCGGCTGCGCCCTCGAAGCCGCGGCCGTCAACGCCTGA
- the tpx gene encoding thiol peroxidase: MAKITLKGNPINTAGNLPSIGAAAPGFKLVKTDLSEVTLASYAGKKKVLNIFPSLDTPVCATSVRRFNQDAAKMPNTVVLNISADLPFAHKRFCAAEGINNVENLSTFRSGFADDYKVKIVDGPLAGVCSRAVIVLDEHDKVKYVEQVPEITQEPNYEAALKAL, from the coding sequence ATGGCTAAAATCACTCTCAAGGGAAATCCGATAAACACCGCCGGGAACCTGCCGTCCATCGGGGCCGCCGCGCCCGGCTTCAAGCTGGTGAAAACTGACCTCTCCGAAGTCACGCTTGCCAGCTACGCGGGGAAAAAGAAGGTGCTCAACATTTTCCCAAGCCTTGATACGCCGGTCTGCGCCACGTCGGTGCGCCGCTTCAATCAGGATGCCGCCAAGATGCCGAATACGGTGGTGCTGAATATTTCCGCCGACCTGCCGTTTGCCCACAAACGCTTTTGCGCCGCCGAGGGAATCAACAATGTGGAGAACCTCTCCACCTTCCGGAGCGGCTTCGCGGATGACTACAAAGTGAAAATCGTGGACGGCCCGCTGGCGGGGGTTTGCTCCCGCGCGGTGATAGTGCTGGACGAACATGACAAGGTGAAATACGTCGAGCAGGTGCCGGAAATCACCCAGGAGCCGAACTACGAAGCGGCCCTGAAAGCGCTCTGA
- a CDS encoding Hsp20/alpha crystallin family protein gives MAHRRHEPAAPKDTMERFFENGGRSVSASAQAWVPPVDMYETADDVVIRAELPGVEEKDVRIEMSENYITIQGKRPLKTGHGRYVCLERNYGSFQRTFRLPVIVEKDEVHAEYRFGVLMIVVKKQKGQSPEYVRVEIE, from the coding sequence ATGGCCCACCGCCGTCATGAACCGGCCGCCCCGAAGGATACGATGGAGCGCTTTTTTGAAAATGGCGGGCGTTCCGTTTCCGCCAGCGCGCAGGCGTGGGTGCCGCCGGTGGATATGTATGAGACCGCCGACGATGTGGTGATCCGCGCCGAGCTTCCCGGCGTTGAGGAAAAAGACGTCCGCATCGAGATGAGCGAGAACTACATCACCATCCAGGGGAAACGCCCCTTGAAGACCGGCCACGGACGGTACGTCTGCCTGGAGCGGAACTACGGCTCGTTCCAGCGCACCTTCCGCCTGCCGGTCATCGTGGAAAAAGACGAGGTTCACGCCGAATACCGTTTCGGCGTGCTGATGATTGTGGTAAAAAAACAGAAGGGGCAAAGCCCCGAATACGTCCGCGTGGAAATAGAATAA
- the bioB gene encoding biotin synthase BioB: protein MEKALRNEPLARGEALEIVNLHADYVMPLMAAADRVRRFYKGNRVSLCSVINARSGRCPEDCAFCPQSVHASSEVPAYELVDGGTITRAAATALASGAHKFGIVTSGKGAVTRAGEFDELLGRIREMKETVGIHRCASLGVIDEDEARALKEAGLQEFHHNLETARGFYPNICSTRSYDENVDSIRAAKAAGLRVCCGGILGMGETPEQRVEFAEELRQLGVDSIPLNFLNPIKGTALENQPPLRPLEILKIIAFFRLYLPDRDIKVAGGREVNLRGLQSFMFFAGANSAMVGNYLTTKGRAAADDLEMIADLELEVVD, encoded by the coding sequence ATGGAAAAGGCGCTCCGCAACGAGCCGCTGGCGCGCGGCGAAGCGCTGGAGATCGTCAATCTCCACGCCGATTATGTGATGCCGCTTATGGCCGCGGCCGACCGTGTGCGGCGCTTTTACAAGGGAAACCGGGTCTCGCTCTGCTCCGTCATCAATGCCCGGTCGGGGCGCTGTCCCGAAGATTGCGCCTTCTGTCCGCAATCAGTTCACGCGTCCAGCGAAGTTCCGGCCTATGAGCTGGTGGATGGCGGAACCATAACGCGGGCCGCCGCGACGGCGCTTGCAAGCGGCGCGCACAAGTTCGGCATCGTCACCAGCGGCAAGGGAGCCGTCACCCGCGCGGGGGAGTTCGACGAACTGCTGGGCCGGATCAGGGAGATGAAGGAGACCGTCGGCATCCACCGCTGCGCGTCGCTTGGCGTTATCGACGAGGATGAGGCCCGCGCGCTGAAGGAGGCCGGCTTGCAGGAATTCCACCACAACCTGGAGACGGCCCGCGGCTTCTACCCCAATATCTGCTCCACCCGCTCGTACGATGAGAACGTGGATTCCATCCGCGCAGCGAAGGCGGCGGGATTGCGCGTCTGCTGCGGCGGCATTCTCGGCATGGGAGAGACCCCCGAACAGCGCGTGGAATTCGCCGAAGAACTGCGCCAGCTCGGCGTCGACTCCATACCGCTCAATTTCCTCAATCCGATAAAGGGAACCGCGCTGGAAAACCAGCCGCCGCTCAGGCCGCTGGAGATACTCAAGATCATCGCCTTTTTCCGGCTCTACCTGCCGGACAGGGACATCAAGGTGGCCGGCGGCCGCGAGGTGAATCTGCGCGGCCTGCAATCGTTCATGTTTTTTGCCGGCGCCAACAGCGCGATGGTGGGTAATTACCTCACCACCAAAGGCCGCGCCGCCGCGGACGACCTGGAAATGATCGCCGACCTGGAGCTGGAGGTCGTTGACTGA